One window of Saprospiraceae bacterium genomic DNA carries:
- the fumC gene encoding class II fumarate hydratase has protein sequence MQFRKEKDTMGIVEVPAHVYWGAQTQRSIDNFKIARDTDRMPIEIIYAFAFLKKAAALTNRDAGVLTEDKCSLIARVCDEILEGKLDDQFPLVVWQTGSGTQSNMNVNEVIANRAHVLQGGQLEDEKKAINPNDDVNKSQSSNDTFPTAMHIAAYKILVEQTIPGIEKLRDTLNHKAAEYYRLVKIGRTHLMDATPLTLGQEFSGYVSQLDHGLRAIRFSLNHLSELALGGTAVGTGINTPPGYSEQVAKHIAQLTGCPFITAENKFEALATHDGIVAAHGALKAVAVSLMKIANDIRLLASGPRCGIGEIFIPDNEPGSSIMPGKVNPTQCEAMTMVAAQVMGNDVAINIGGSNGHFELNVFNPVMIANFLHSAKLIADVCVSFNDKSASGIRAIPENIKKNLDNSLMLVTALNTKIGYYKAAEIAQTAHKEGLTLKQAALNLGYLTEAEFDQWVIPELMVGPLDLFSKS, from the coding sequence ATGCAATTTAGAAAGGAGAAAGACACCATGGGCATCGTTGAAGTTCCGGCCCATGTATATTGGGGAGCTCAAACACAGCGTTCGATAGATAATTTTAAGATAGCCCGGGATACCGATCGGATGCCGATTGAGATAATTTATGCCTTTGCTTTTCTAAAAAAAGCAGCAGCCTTAACCAATCGGGATGCGGGGGTTTTAACTGAAGATAAATGCAGTTTGATTGCCCGGGTGTGTGATGAAATTTTGGAAGGTAAACTGGATGATCAGTTTCCATTGGTCGTTTGGCAAACAGGCTCCGGTACCCAATCCAACATGAATGTAAATGAAGTGATTGCTAACCGTGCACATGTATTGCAAGGCGGTCAACTGGAGGATGAGAAAAAAGCCATCAATCCAAACGACGACGTCAATAAATCGCAGTCATCCAATGATACCTTTCCTACGGCAATGCACATCGCTGCTTACAAAATTTTGGTCGAACAAACTATTCCTGGAATTGAGAAATTGAGAGATACTCTGAATCATAAAGCAGCAGAATATTATCGATTGGTAAAAATTGGGCGCACCCATTTAATGGATGCAACCCCTCTGACGCTGGGTCAGGAATTTTCCGGTTATGTATCCCAATTGGATCATGGTTTGCGTGCAATTCGTTTTTCATTAAATCATCTTTCTGAGTTGGCATTGGGAGGAACCGCTGTCGGAACGGGCATCAATACGCCTCCTGGCTATTCTGAGCAGGTAGCCAAACACATTGCACAATTGACGGGATGTCCATTTATTACCGCTGAAAATAAATTTGAAGCGCTGGCTACTCATGACGGCATTGTAGCTGCTCACGGAGCACTCAAAGCAGTTGCAGTGAGTTTGATGAAAATCGCAAATGACATCCGCCTGTTGGCATCCGGTCCACGTTGTGGAATCGGTGAAATTTTTATACCGGACAATGAACCAGGTTCTTCCATCATGCCTGGAAAAGTCAACCCCACCCAATGTGAGGCCATGACCATGGTCGCCGCCCAAGTTATGGGTAATGATGTTGCTATAAACATAGGTGGATCGAATGGTCATTTTGAGCTCAATGTCTTTAACCCGGTCATGATTGCTAATTTTTTGCATTCTGCAAAACTGATTGCCGATGTTTGTGTTTCCTTTAATGATAAAAGTGCTTCAGGAATTCGTGCAATTCCAGAAAACATTAAGAAAAATTTGGATAATTCATTAATGCTCGTAACTGCTTTGAATACTAAAATTGGCTATTATAAAGCGGCAGAAATTGCCCAAACAGCACACAAAGAGGGACTGACTCTTAAACAAGCAGCTCTAAATCTTGGCTATCTTACAGAAGCTGAATTTGACCAATGGGTGATCCCTGAACTCATGGTTGGTCCCCTTGATCTCTTTTCTAAATCCTGA